TTCTCATTATGTCCAGTTCTACCAATAGCCTCCATGACTAGTTCCAGGGCTTCTTTCACACTGCATAAGACAGATCAGAAACCAGAAAATCAAAACAGGGCTGCATACAACAATATGCACAAGCTAAACACTGTTACATGTTAACTCCTGGCCTTTAAATTTTATACTTATTTATTTACTCATTGATATCTATCTAAGTGAATAGAAGATTATAGAACAAAATGGGGTGCACCCCCACCCCCAACAAAGAAATCTGCTTGCCTTGAAATATTTGGAGCTAAGCCACCATCTTCCCCAACATTGCATCCATTCACGCCATACTTTTCTGTAATAACAGCCTGCCCTTTCCGTtaacaaaaatcaaatcaatataTAGAAAGCAAGCACACTGAAAGCAACGAATATTTGAGGTAAAATTATCTGCCAGAAGGATTCCCGAGGCCGAAATATTGTCTGGTAGGACAATATGATATCACAAACGAAGTAATGTAAAAACACAAGTGGGAGAGTCCTATACATTTTTTTAACAATTGAGATTTTGAGATGGAGGAAGGCCAGATATGACACAATAGAATTCACAATAGCTATGTTACTCAGACTATTTATTTTATCTCAAGTACCTGTGTGGCAGTATTAGATACCCGACACTCGGACATGGCGCATGGACATGATACTTAAAtcattttggaccaaaatcATATTCTGCACAATTTTCATAAAATGGGTGTGTATGACACTTGAAATCTTGGAATCATATCCGTGCCGGGTAACACAACACATTTAGATAGTTTCTCTCTAAGGCACAAagatttgattgaggaatagtTCATGAAAACAGAAGTACAAGGTGTGCAACATAAAAGGTAAAATTTTCCTGATAATCACTACTTTGATAACGTACATTACCTTTAGGTGATGATAAGTTTCTGATCCCATCTGCAATGCCTCCTCAAATGACTTGGCACCAACAGGCAAAACCATAATTTCCTGAAATGTTCATAAGTAGCAGTAAAGATCAGaatgaatttttttaatatatcaaTTTCATGGCAAGGTGTGGCATTAATATCATCAAAATACCTGAATAGCCAAATTGTTTCCAGCATGTTTACCACCACTGAGAACTGTGAAAGAAGGAACTGGAAGCAATGTATTGGTCCCACCAGAAATATCAGCAATATGTTTGTAGAGAGGAACCTGGCGGAGATATCTTTAGTCAAAAGATGGCCAAAAAGGAAACATATTTAAGTACATGGATACTATCATATTCAAATTTCATCACAaatcctcgtgttgcacccctttttcttaaaaaaatatatattcaaaTCATGCCTCTTTTTCAGCAGCTCCAGCTTTGCAAGCAGCTATTGAGACAGCTAATATCGCATTTGCACCGAGTTCTCCCTGCAACATCAGATGAATTAAGGAATATGAACCACTGATCATTTAGAAGCTAGAGCACTAAAAGTCTGCTTCTTCCACACACAAGCAAGCAACAATCTGTTTCAAATACATCGTCGTAGCGGCAGGAGTGGGAGCAAGCCTAATACAATACATTTTCACATTACGTGATATTAACCTTCTTCTCTGTCTTATCTAAGTCAAGCATGACTTGGTCAATTTGGGACTGAAGAGTAGGGTCCATGCCAATCAATGCGTCAGATATTTTCTCGTTTATATTTTTCACAGCTTTAGTTACACCGTTTCCCAGATAAATCCCTTTGTCTCCATCACGCACTTCATTGGCTTCAAACCTACAAAATACAACACCAACATATTGTTAACAACACAGTAGTAGCTTTATACGACGAGCAATGCAGCTATAAATGTGTCAAGAACCGATAATTTTGTGCGGAAAATTAATGGAAGAATATGTAATAACCTGATTGATAGATGAAAGAACACGAAATGGGATACAAAAGTAGTGATTTGAGGCCACAAATCTCCAGGTTTAGTGACTGGAGGTCACCACTCTCCAAAGCCTAAGTTTTACCAGATTCTCAACATACCCCTCATAACCTAATATGCCCTTATTTATAACCATTCTACTACACCTACCTAATTTGTCTTTTACCTAATATCACTCATTACCTATTATGCCCTTCTACTATTTAATTCATTACAATACCGGTGCCCTAAACTTccaccttgtcctcaaggtggaTAGTAGTCGGCATGAGATTCTCAACCTCGGCAACAGTGGCGGATCCAGAAATAATAAGTAGTGGGGTCACTATTTAAATATTATAATAAAAAGgtaatattttatcaaaattaagtactactccgtataaagatGATAAAAAAAGAAGTACTATTAAAAATGAATGAAAGTTCCACGAGTACTTAGTACATTCCCATaataaaaacattataaatctAACGTCTAAGGTAATACACCTCGACgtggtttcatattttgaaagTGATACATAATAGTCTCGTACTCTCGTTAGTAATAGTCTCACATACATCTCTTTCTATATACGTCAACAAACAATCATTTAATAATTGATCGCCCATTCTATTGCGCAATGTAGACTCCCATTAGTGCTATCTTGAGCTCGTGCCTTCTTCCTTATCACAAATTTGTCCATATTTTATGAACTGGATAAAACATATGAGACACTATTATCAATATGTACTATACAATTATACAATGGCAAAGtatatcacaattcacaaatttCTCATTGTCATCTAATTAGTAGTCTAGTACGAAGTAGCAGTTAATGAATAATGAACTTGCCGCAACTTGATGCAATTTTTTAATTACAAAATATGAATTGGTAAAACCGTAAAACAAATCTTGCCACTTGCTGCTTACATCTAATtatcaaaacaaataaaatacaaaAGCTAATACAAAATATGTAATTTATCTTATTCATAATTGTATCAATTATCAAATAATTTTGACCAAACAAAGTTATCATTCTTAATTTCTTATCAATTCATTAAACAAAAGTTTCGTATAAGGCCATAACTATAAGGGTTATGACTTATGCGGCAATTCCGACTCCCAATTCCCAAAATATTGTATCTCAATTAAACTCAATATCTCATCACTATTCTAAATTAAAGATCTGAAATTCCAAATTGTAATacaatgattaaaaaaaaatcaaattgcaACAAAAATAAAGATATTGAGAGAAGAGTTACCATCAATTGCGAATTTTTCCTTTATAATTGTGTTCTTAAAGTATTCTTGGCTGCAAATTGCAAAAGTTTATGTCTTTTTACTTTGTAATTGTGTTATGGAAGTTTATCATAAGgtttaaggaggagagagaaagatatcAAATGGGgaaagaggaagaagaaaagtTATTTTGACTGTTTGGTGTTGTCATTCAATACTCAATAGATTAGGAAATATGGAAAGGATTGCGTGGCTCATGGGTGATATTTTTTCTGTTGAATTCTGAAAAATTGTAATCAAGTGGGATAGTGGGTTCACTTTAAAATATTAAGTGGGGTCATTTTTTCTGTTTTCTTGGAATATGTCAGTTTTTATACggtaaaattttatttctccacagcaattttttttaccaaGTGGGTTCACATGACCCCACTTCCTACACTGTAAATCCGCCACTGCTCGGCAACTTGGGTCAATGTTGTCTGCAGAACACTGCTGCCATGGATGTTCAAGCTCCTATTTGTTGGATGTTGCAGGCACACAGAAGAGTAGAAGACTTTCGTGTGGTGAAACTAAGGTGAGAGTGGCCATGCGGTGAGATGGTTCTAACATGTGATTGACAGGTTTTGGGTTGGGGAAATCAGAAAAGAAATTTGGTTTAAAAACAAAAGGCGGGGTGGTTTTGTTAAGAGTTGGGCTATGTGGATGGTTGAGTTGTGTGGTGGAGAATTCGGGTCTGGACAAGTTGGGTGAGTTGGTTGGGTCATGAACTGAGGGTTGTAGTAAATAGAAATGGTGGGTTTCAAAGGTGGGTTTGGGTTATTTAAAGAGGTGTTGGGTTCTAAAGTGAACAGTGGGGTATAGAAGTTGGGTATTACAACATGGGAAACTGAAATGGGCCTTATATTAGTAAGCCCAAGAAAGGGACTGACCTCCTTTAATGAGCCGCTATTGGACTGATTAGGGCAAGGGAGGGTGAAAAAAAGgcaagaaatccatttatggattgaagcaagcatccaggAGGTTGGAACAAACGATTTGCATtcggcttcatcaagaatcatgacgagtcttgtgtatacaagaaagtcagttgGAGTAAGATTGCAGTCttatatgttgatgacatattgCTTAATTGAAAATGACATGCCTATACTGTAGTCTGTAAAGgtttggcttggaaagtgtttctcactGATGGACTTAGAAGAGTCACAGTACATTTTGGACATCAAGATTTATAGGaaagatctaagaggatgattggactaagccaaagtaCTTATATTGATAGGTGCTAGctcggttcaatatgatggaagccaagagaggtcaTCTACCCAAGACACATGgtatatatctaagcaagactcagtgtcctaagacatctgatgagcgttgAAAGATGAGAAAGATTCTATATTCTTCGGCTATTGGATATATCATGTATGCCATGATTTATACAAGGCCttatgtttcgttcgcactcagtgcaacgagcaggtacgaGTCAaaagtcaaacccaggagaggcgcattggactgctgccaagaatatcctaaagtacctgaaaaggacaaagGATAAATTCTTGATCTCTATGGTGGAactgatgagttgattgttaagggctatacggacgcaagctttcaaaccgacatagatgatttcagatcaaagtctggttttgtgttctgttctgccttaatggcggagcagtaagctgaaaAAGTGCTAAGCGAAGCACTattgtggattctacaactgaacccgagtacattgctgcctctgaagcagcaaaggaagctgtttggattcagaAGTTCATAGAAGAACTTGAGGTTATCCCATCCATAAAGGGACAAGTGGCTTTATATTGCAATAATAGTGGAGCCATTGCTAGGCAAAGAAGCCTAAGATCCATCAGAAAGTCAAACACGTACTGCGTCTATTTCACATACTTAGAAAAATCTTTGTACGGAAataaatcgagatttgcaaggttggaacggACGACAACATCgcggatccattaactaaaccgttgccacaagtgaaacacaacacacatgtagcaaccatgggaatcaagcatattggagaatggcttttattttcttagttttgttttagaacatttgttggATTTATGTTTTAAACAATtggttaaccatttcatattcatgaaattatattttcatattcatttaattttggtttaatattaaatgataaaatccaagtgattcaaaacattcaaatgggatatcAAGATTGGATTCTTTgataaagaaacacccataagtgaacttgaatattgaagtcacaaaggatccctaatccaggtcattgaattattggacgaccaatgactaatgaagattagattgcaagtagatttatagttcagtttcttgaactaatGGAACTTGGATGTCAAACatattttgcatagatacttattggaattCGTATCGGATTAACCATGAGCAGGGTCACCTAATACGTAGTACGATTTAGTACGAAAACGCAATACGAATACGGAATACGAGAGGTGGTCGTATTACAAATACGTTTTGAGGAATTTTAAATAcgattttttataatataatacGATACAATtcaattttaagaaaaaataatgttaAAAAATAACTAGCCTTTAGATACCAGCTGTCTTATTTCAAGAAAGTAAAATATAACCAGCCTTTAGATAACAACTGTCTTATTTCCCTTATAAGACCAGCTGTCAATCTGTcaaattttagaaaaaaaaggaaaagaataaGATGCCAGCTGTCTTCTAGTAATAAAGATAAAGACAAAAgggttatttcaaaaaaaataaaaataaagacagAACGGTTAATTAATTTATGCTCCTCGCCTCCTCATTCTCTTCACCTTCCTCTTTCTTTCTCCATCCCCGTTCTCAAGCAGAAGACAAAGCTTCAAAATCAGCAATGGCGAAAAAGTTTAGAAATCGATCAGATCGGTTATTGGGTCGAATTAGATCGAATTCGTACTCGAATTAGTACGAATCGTATTAAATCGGAGTACGAAGGGGTATCAACCGTATTATGTGACcctgaccatgagaacactttaagagattaaagtcgtGTCATAAgtcgttctcattaatggtgattagaacccgTCCTCAAAACACGAGTAATTATGATTACTCGTTTGATGATTAGTtagctttgatgctcgctaaacgtcgcaccgttgAAGGAGACTAAAAAAGCAGTGTTCAggcttaccttatgttcaggaAGTAACACTAAAAGACAAAGGAAtatgaatgcacacttgtctaaaggataagtgggagactgaaggaaatgtgtctttcacccaaggtgcattaatctaataccaaggttcagattaattaggaataattaattcagtaagatcaagtgactggaacagctagctggagcaatgtatccgatcagtgagttctaatccttattaggctcacaacttactcttgactgaacctacaaggtcacactaaTGACATAAAACAAATCGCCAGATTAAACGAATCGGAGATTCATTTAATGGCTATTCAGGAATTTAGGTCGGAAAACGTAAATATACGATAAGACGTCGGATCGTAATcgtaatcgtatatcgtattgtgtATATTCGTAGGCCGTCGTCAAGTATTATACGATAATAATAGTAGTAAGACATTAGATGGACGACGAAATACGAAAAGGAAACGAGCAAGTTGTTAGCCCACGAGCCCAAGCGCTACGCCCATGGGCGCAACAACATAGTAGCGACAACACAACAGCGCGCAGGCCCATGGCCATGATGATGTGTGTGCGCGGGCTGTGCAGCGACAGCAGCGCGCTGGCCTGGGCACAACCCAACCGTTGTGCGCTTCCTCACTTGCTCGGATGGACTTGCTGGGCGGTCTTGGcattgtgccttggccggttggtGTTATAACCCCTagggttattctaataacctatgCATTCCGTTTTCCACACTACACATATCAATCTAACCCTAGAAACacaagaaccctaattctccgtgTGCCTCCAAGATTGATAATTCCCAAAACCAAATAACTCGTGGAAGTTCTAAGCTAACGGAaccaaggcggatctgaacgtgtcggtggaCGATTGTAGAGGAACTACGAGTGGGGTTCTTGTTTGTGTTTCTGAGGCAAGTGGGAGAACACGCGTTAAATGTATGTATTCGTTTATTCAATATTTTTGCATGAGATTCTGGATCTGAGATTGTTTTCCGCTttgttaattagattagcattAAATCCCAATAGTTTTTGTAACATCTCTAAGTAATTCTCAATATTGTTTCTTAGCCTTTTTATTTCTAACATCCCTCTCTACCTTTCTTGTACTTAAAACAGTCAGGGGTTTGCAAAAGTTTTAGTGATGTTTCTACATCATTTGTTAGTCAAGTGTAAGAGGAGTTGGAAGAGAGGAGTAACCGCCAACTAACAACCATTTATTTGGTTATGGTCCCAAATAACATCCATTTATTGAAGAAGTGGTTATGGAGATACCTTCTTGAACCTATTACTAATAGCACCAAGTGATCAAAAGCATGTACGGACTTCAAAGAAAATTTTCGGACGTACTGGCATCCTACATTTGCCACTAGAGTAATATACATCTTCCACAAGATTAATGTGAAGTAGAGGATTAAGATCCTTTTTTGAGGAGAGCTCTTCGAcaaacaaaataagaaaattctCTTCATCAACTTCTTTTCCTCATTCTTTTTGCTTTGATGATCCACAATAAAGTATGCTGAGAGGGGGGGAGGGGGGTCATATCCTTTTACATGATTTCTACTTGAGAACTTATCTACTCTTGTAgtcctttcttttttctttcaagaaaaataaaggtTTCCACATCCATCATCTTTCCCTCTTTCCAATTTTATCAATAAATGTAAGGTCTTGAAGAAGATTAAGACTATTACATGGACATTTGTTTGAATATCTTAGCATTGCATTAATGATAATTTGCATAAGTGGCAACAAAATAGAGGTAATCTCCTAATGCATATATTTATTCTTGAAGAGTGGTGTGAGACACGGGATTATCCAATTATGCACCAAGAGTTTGCTTCTTTCATTTGGAATTCGGGGCAGTAAATTGTTACAGAAATAAGATTCTAATGTGCTGGTTTGGAACCTGATATGCAAATTCTGCCTGGAGTAAGGGGGTGAAATCATTTTAGGGTATGGCCTTCTTGACTATTCCTCATGGACAATGGAGTACAAATTACTCCTTTATCCACTCAAAAATCAAGGTAGCAATCAACATAGAGCCAATCCTCAATACACACCTTCTGCTTCGAATAACTATAGCCAGCATCTCATGCGTCCTATATGGCAATATCAAATGCAAATCATaataacctacaaaaatcgGATAAGAGAGAAAGACGGAACTTCCTACAGTCTTTTGCAATCACAGCGTATTCCAACTAGCTCTCTGAATAGCTATAGCCGTCATATCATATGCTTCGAGTTATACCTATATCTAACTGTCCATCTGCTTGCTCCTAACGCAAACATAATACCCTAACAATTACCAGTTAAGATCGAAAGAAGGAACCTCACAAATGGTCCTTTGCAATAACATTGCATTCATAAAACACACAATCGGGGAACGTCCCACAGTCGTCTGCATTGACATTGTATTCATTAAGCTAAAAAagatacaaaaataaaattaccaGCTCAACTAAGAATCAAAATTGCAATTTAGCATAGCTGATTTCTCAAAAAAATACCTAAAACAGTTTCAAATTATCAAGAAAATACTAaacaaaaggagagagaaaaagacgTACATTCCAGAAGAAGGACCGCTAGGAGAGGAAGCACGAAAAACGCCTTTATTAGTAGATAATTCAACTTCAACTGTAGGAATTCCTCTGCTATCAAGGATCTGCCTCGCCTTCACCTTCGTTATCACTGATTGCACCGATTTCAACATATGATTCgcctaatttatttttcaaaaaaaaatcaaaaattaaaaagtcGAAATTTACGAAATCAAACAATCAGCTGGAAAATGAAGAACTAACGATGAAGAGGACGGGATCGTTGGTTTTGGCCCTAACAGCGGCATTGACGGCGTCCTCGATCTTCCGAGAAAGCATATGCTTGTCCAAATACTCTTGCACTGACATTTTTCTCTATCTTTTCTGCTGCTAGTCTGCTACTGCGAATTTGAGAGGAATGACCTTCAAGAAGAGGGTAGGCGGAACAATCGCGAGTCTTTGAAATTCTGGAAAATGGAAATGAAGTgagactttattttattttggaataTTACCACTTGACTTTTGCAAATTACTACACATCTGGTTAGAAATTACTCCGTATCAATTACTagtacaaaaggtcttgcgcgcacaaggtgcacaataaatttattgtacaccaaaataactttaactattttttttgtaactttaacttagttttgattaacttttatattagtaaaaaaaattgatagataaatattttaaagggttaaattattaattttatacattattagtgatttggaagaaataagttttactaaaatgaaaaaatttatcacttaaaaatagataacttttacatatatatgcttaacttttaagcattttgagttaacttttactccggtgtacaatatttattgtacacccattgtaaataagaatttgtgttactAGTACCTGTCAAACGGATTGGTTGGGTCGGGtcgtaaaaaattattttcgggttcgggttgaatcgggtcgttcactttcgggttcgggtttacaaatgcttattcaagacccagaacttttgggttcgggtcgacccaacgggttgagagattttaaaacgcgcattatattttcattaatttaggtgataaatatacaaaatatgggcatAAATTagcaaattttcctacacaagtgtATATTTAgtaaaattcaaccataaaattgcgtataattcaaattaaaatcatattacacacaacaatagtaaaaacaacgtgtttattatgcttaaattttctcataatctcatttattactataaatataatgattttcaatcggtcgggtcctaAACGGGTTCattcgggttttgacccattacttttcgggttgctcgggttcggataagatcgggttacgggtcacaaagtcttgttcaagacccattattttcgggtcgggttcgggtcggtttttgaCGAGTCTAATTACTACTTACGTGTTTAGTTGTGGTTGTCAATTACTAACTTAACTCATATTTCAGCCATTAAGTCACTTATtatatcataattaataattaacaattaatcatactttaattatttaaattaattaataaaaaataaaaaaatattttattaatttcatcaattaattttttttttttaagtttcatTAATATTTGATAATCAGAATATGATTAACAGTTGATTATGATATGATCAGTGACTAATTGGTCGGAATATGGGCTAAagtagtaattgacaacaataaataaacatctagtagtaattgacaacttttaacaaGTTATGTAGTAATTTGCAAAGTTACTAAAGGCCTTAGTATCATTGCAAAACTTTTAACAAGTTATGTagtaatttttcttttatttttgttaaggcaaatttgtctttttttttttttttttttttttttttttttttggcagtaGAAACAAACAGAAAAACGCTGAGAAAAACAGGAAAATCCTAAGACCCATTTTTCCTTGCCATAGTAGCAAGATAATGAGCCCTGCTAACCCTATTCCTACTACACTTCTTAATATAGACATTCCTCATTCCTAGAGCAATTCTAATAATATCAGCACATTCAGCCGCAACTTCAAAAGGACTGTTTGGAAAGTTACGTAAAGCCGCTACCAGAATTGCACTCTCTGTCATAATATTCAGATCCCACCATCCTCGGTTGTTAGCGTGCTGAATCCCACCAAGCAAAGCAAGAGCTTCCGCCTTCAGAGCACTATTACATCTAACAGGGGAAGCGTCTTCTGCTAAAACAGACCCATCTCGTTCTATAACCCAACCAATAGCTGCCTCAGGGTCGAATTTTTTACGCACCTTTTTCCATGCTCCATCCACTTGCATATGAATAATGCAATCGTTGATGCTCCCTTTAAGCAAAACACCATCAGTCTTTAAACTGGAGCTCTCCTGCGCAACATCTCCTCCATTGCTCATGCCTTTCTTGATCCCGTCTATGGCTGCCCATGCCAtacttttttggttttcaattATCCACATAACACCTGTTGGGTCTACTTCACCACCTCTAAAAACTAAATTATTTCGGGTCACCCAAATTGCCCATAAGACCGCCACAAACTCTATGTCGCCATGCCTTCCATCCTTATTGCCTTTCCACAAGTATACCAAGAAATTCTTCACCCAATCCCCACACCTAATATTGGCAGCTCCATTTATCTTGATTCCCAAGCTGCTGGCGCACCAAACTCTTCGTACTATTTCACAATCTCGAAACAAATGGTCTTCTGTTTCTACATCTTTACAACAAAAAAGGCACCTATCATCCACCATTATGCCTCTTCTAATCATTCTGGGGCGCAAAGGAAGAGCCTTGTTAATCAACTTCCACACAAAAATCTTCCATTTGGGTAGTAGACAACTATGCCACAGTAACTTATAAAATTTGGAGCTGGAATAATCACAATGATTTTCATTATTTTCCCTCAGCAGGCTTGCGTAGATTGCTTTTGAAGACATCTTATCATGGCCATTTCCAACCCAGAGAAACTGATCTTGTTTTTCTTCATTTGGGATATGGATACTTAGAATCTCATGGGccgtttcttttttaaatgtgCTCCAAATCCTTGCAGCATCCCACTCTCTAGTTCCTTGTTTAAACAGACTGTTCACAGTGGTATTGAGTCTGTCATACGGTATGCCTTGTCTCAGTTGAGGTGTGCCTGAGGCTAGCCATCTTTCCTTCGCCATAAATGTATCACCACTATAAATAATCTTACTAAATCCTGTCTTTGCCGCAGAGACACATCTGCTCATACCCTTATAAGCCCAAGTGGCTTTGGCACTAGATTTCCCTGTTAAGCCAGCTTCCAATGGTGACATACCATAAGCCTTTCTATAGACTTTTGCGATGAGTGAGTCTGGGTTTTGATAAATACGGATTGCCTGCTTCACCAATAGGGCTTGATTAAACATCACAATATTACGAAGCCCTATCCCCCCCATACCCTTGGGCACTTCCAATTTCGCTCGATTCACCCAACAAATACCCCTGTGCATCGAACTTGTCCTCCACCAGTACCACATTAACAGGGAGTTTATTTTTTTGGAGATTAACTTTGGCACCAGAAATACTGCAAGAACATTTGAGCACAAAGAAGCTAAAATGCCATTTATTAGAAGGAGTCTACCTGCAGGAGAGAGGGATAGGTGCTTCCAGGAAGAGATCTTTTTTTGGACCTTCTCAACCAAGGGATCAAAAGCGTGGGATGATCTTCCATCCACCTCAATATTGCAGCCTAAATATCTCCCTAGTGAATCTGTGCATGGAGTTCCAAGAATCTGCTTTAACTCGTTTTTAATATTGCTTGGCGTATTCGGACTAAAAATCACGTTGGATTTGTCAAAGTTAATTGCTTCTCCTGAGACTTTGCAAAACAAATCAATTGTGTTTCTTATGTTCCTGCATGCTGAAGTGTTAGCTTGAAAGCAAAACAAGGAATCATCAGCAAAAAATAAATGAGAAATAGAGGGAGAATGTTTAGTGATTCTAATGCCCTGCACTCTCTTCTGCTCTTCAAGTTGTAGAATCATCCGTGACAGGACTTCCATGACTAAAATGAAAAGGTATGGAGATATAGGGTCTCCCTGTCGTAGTCCACACTTTGGCTT
This Spinacia oleracea cultivar Varoflay chromosome 6, BTI_SOV_V1, whole genome shotgun sequence DNA region includes the following protein-coding sequences:
- the LOC130463423 gene encoding uncharacterized protein, whose product is MGDNCLLAHEVLTYVKRRKKGLRRFAILKIDMNKAYDRVNWHFIGWLLDHMEFPAVWRHWIMQCVSTVSYSILVNGEPTEVFKPKCGLRQGDPISPYLFILVMEVLSRMILQLEEQKRVQGIRITKHSPSISHLFFADDSLFCFQANTSACRNIRNTIDLFCKVSGEAINFDKSNVIFSPNTPSNIKNELKQILGTPCTDSLGRYLGCNIEVDGRSSHAFDPLVEKVQKKISSWKHLSLSPAGRLLLINGILASLCSNVLAVFLVPKLISKKINSLLMWYWWRTSSMHRGICWVNRAKLEVPKGMGGIGLRNIVMFNQALLVKQAIRIYQNPDSLIAKVYRKAYGMSPLEAGLTGKSSAKATWAYKGMSRCVSAAKTGFSKIIYSGDTFMAKERWLASGTPQLRQGIPYDRLNTTVNSLFKQGTREWDAARIWSTFKKETAHEILSIHIPNEEKQDQFLWVGNGHDKMSSKAIYASLLRENNENHCDYSSSKFYKLLWHSCLLPKWKIFVWKLINKALPLRPRMIRRGIMVDDRCLFCCKDVETEDHLFRDCEIVRRVWCASSLGIKINGAANIRCGDWVKNFLVYLWKGNKDGRHGDIEFVAVLWAIWVTRNNLVFRGGEVDPTGVMWIIENQKSMAWAAIDGIKKGMSNGGDVAQESSSLKTDGVLLKGSINDCIIHMQVDGAWKKVRKKFDPEAAIGWVIERDGSVLAEDASPVRCNSALKAEALALLGGIQHANNRGWWDLNIMTESAILVAALRNFPNSPFEVAAECADIIRIALGMRNVYIKKCSRNRVSRAHYLATMARKNGS
- the LOC110778560 gene encoding cytosolic enolase 3, whose translation is MSVQEYLDKHMLSRKIEDAVNAAVRAKTNDPVLFIANHMLKSVQSVITKVKARQILDSRGIPTVEVELSTNKGVFRASSPSGPSSGMFEANEVRDGDKGIYLGNGVTKAVKNINEKISDALIGMDPTLQSQIDQVMLDLDKTEKKGELGANAILAVSIAACKAGAAEKEVPLYKHIADISGGTNTLLPVPSFTVLSGGKHAGNNLAIQEIMVLPVGAKSFEEALQMGSETYHHLKAVITEKYGVNGCNVGEDGGLAPNISSVKEALELVMEAIGRTGHNEKLKIAIDVAATEFCIGTKYDLDFKTPNKSGQNFKSGEDMIEMYKQLCADYPIVSIEDPFDKEDWELTKYFSTLQTCQVVGDGLLMSNLKRIEKAIQECTCNGLLLKINQIGTVTEAIEAVKMAKDAHWGVVVSHRSGETEDTFIADLSVGLATGQIKAGAPCRGERLCKYNQLLRIEEQLGDQANFAGEGWRVS